A genomic region of Venturia canescens isolate UGA chromosome 9, ASM1945775v1, whole genome shotgun sequence contains the following coding sequences:
- the shn gene encoding uncharacterized protein shn isoform X3 has translation MTDPQLTNNNNNNNNNNNNNNNNDGEPKYLHKKFKKMATSEASAPSVVEAKKDTTNSENTTTGASSDMSRKRDLPKEVAKESSRTTELGSPESESEPTESRKTGYVCPYCKLSCAKPSVLQKHIRAHTNERPYPCVPCGFAFKTKSNLYKHCRSRAHALKMEGGDPSKVSEDSDISLSDSASNGTGTPPPPPQATTTTTTTTTTTTSTSTAMTTTSTSQGSSVASVKTVKTGKIYKPKFHTGLQSVSSGETTTEISMTSGSSNGSTSSSAGGAAGSGTKPNAEKLQEHIDKIITDNQAIVEAIDPRLHKLMQRQQSLVETKNLNNNNNNEQPLNLSSIEESSTTRKRCYSDSFAQEKRDVTKTNPEGSIIKDLLLKSRGASAEENPLAENENLVCSSCKIAYTSADNLEAHRRYYCKGSSSSPSPRRADFQLDLDKREDYESPRSCDYYGAIQPLPSPGPLLGNTRLVDAYPTPAKKQRPESVPTSLRSLEELSKYPRPNSLQMFGGEVRILDNSGETKTMRIEPRQTGSPSNEHLVNNNKCVTSETSSIVVRSGLHSGGTMLHKPPNTPVTNSTPNSSISLPNTPKILAPIIPNISTPNLAPTMSCYNYLEPHLNPLTNITAYNPLTLPQAGIASILHAGKVIPYVPGMPGPHSLNPNSNNNLDISTDLTSLETSSSTTTYKVIPGLPGLHVISQPLDLASPVRVQTPNIPGIPGPTSNGPHTLAIPLDLASSPAKENKTNSKNSTDNSRSTLLTSPKIITPKTPTSNNDFSNVNDKWRLSRTCSTPTTNEFSNKNSNELDRHIKNNLSQKYTSLHDNPRERKEFTFDKNSKIVEPSSFNFSNGADSNSRSSPNSHTKRFSPKGTGSETRKRSSTWSIAELETPKFEASPSPTSSYSAQDHERSRIDPMSETKSTVLEHYTNSNGMKPRLDSSSQVIVTSVETHKTTYFPGKNTGDLTIKLDRPEIKVNGNDLASKIERPEIKADEDTAPEETSTKFLRPTSLPLKPGTFTPKRHHGITPTANTLPLISPETPRPKKSYGQLYLNGHAYTYLGLKCSTRVFYCTVNRPQPMYVTQQHGLSMYSNWKICKETPPDLDMAHYDSRHRPPNYTVAWKKQDDILTHSSYRPTTPTSPDSGLESDTQEKTRRVKIFDGGFESNEDYTYVRGRGRGRYVCEECGIRCKKPSMLKKHIRTHTDVRPYTCKHCSFSFKTKGNLTKHMKSKAHYKKCVELGVTPVPTSVCDENIDKEAIARLVAGGGNADDTSDEDEESDVEESDESGSEEQEAAQSLLSLSQRSSNRIPGLLPSGRPTTYPYAMSLACVTTSSSSLTCLSGGTMATTASTTTMNVITTTTTSATTMIQSGELSNRYYFPSTRSSTVEERRDSVIRSSKSGEDSDVEIEETAEPETRISAQPMDLTTSKTPSQIIGNPRPLTNDILTPVSEPVLMQTIVQTMERLPLQSTREWKPDADGQMLQAYLTERHVMDSKMKQQYRVGNTKMDKHNQPDNYGKNVDFVNSRNTDSSSTPTVTYTNPSRLHQNSLETRMMKNISKQHTTEDIKMEIREKIYQHNGVAIERRPFDIESLHIDKDNRHENNDPRVFNPAATRANEHHPIMTKNNLERSSFQMEPGRTTPSCPDRQSPRNFNSDVNNRIFSVSQPPKNEIDRDSIFKSINEIERPRDSAIKNYREIRSHESPTEVRILSSPGSRCHENGNSRPPSREMRNSAQDYRAQTCFHDFASRSSSQEFKLPPQELRPPSREFKSPLSDSRTAELNNVVVEQSRRPSINDVRSPSRDQRNDHHRNPHDIPRNNFDSQANSQHETNKFHDLSRIQASIETRNSELAEMKRHEMERTKQSISESVKHTVARKMVVGGPGFRSPSPPGGSNKPQAEFLQPSAGPAPNYVSVTEDGRSVCGICNKVFSKPSQLRLHINIHYFERPFRCESCAVSFRTKGHLTKHERSVSHHNKVSMTSTFGAATTSNPRPFKCTDCKIAFRIHGHLAKHLRSKMHIMKLECLGKLPFGTYAEMERSGVNLNDIDTTDCDNSLTSLQILAQKLYEKDPSKMGQWDAEMLPHQGASGGETSSDEGEPIPGHNLHQYGPQQMNNQEIENSRAYHMPMLVGDDQKSLNETGRIVNTHYIVNSQQQQQQQQRLDYSRIQDNHENLRVVDEETSSLHPYKCQICSFTVRSVNELQVHCFVEHNGDPQKLKTSQSHQNEQQHPRDSKDHFHKRINEEMSLVRGDEKIRRKSEDS, from the exons ATGACAGACCCACAGTTGacgaacaacaacaacaacaacaataacaacaacaacaacaacaacaataacgaTGGAGAGCCAAAGTATTTGCacaaaaagttcaaaaagATGGCGACGAGCGAGGCGTCGGCGCCGAGCGTGGTCGAGGCCAAAAAGGATACGACCAACAGTGAAAATACGACGACAGGAGCGTCTTCCGATATGAGCCGGAAACGCGACCTCCCCAAGGAGGTCGCCAAAGAGTCTTCCAGAACCACCGAACTCGGGTCTCCCGAGTCCGAGAGCGAACCGACCGAGTCACGTAAAACCGGATACGTTTGCCCTTACTGCAAACTCTCATGTGCCAAACCGAGTGTCCTACAAAAACACATACGTGCCCACACCAATGAAAGACCTTATCCTTGTGTTCCTTGCGGCTTCGCCTTCAAAACTAAATCCAATCTCTACAAACACTGCAGATCCAGGGCTCATGCACTCAAAATGGAAGGCGGTGATCCCAGTAAG GTGTCAGAAGATTCGGATATAAGTTTGTCGGACAGCGCGAGCAACGGGACGGGAACGCCACCGCCACCGCCGcaagcgacgacgacgacgacaacgacgacgacgacgacgacatcGACATCGACGGCGATGACAACGACGTCGACGAGCCAAGGATCGTCTGTGGCGAGCGTGAAAACTGTGAAAACCGGCAAAATATACAAACCGAAATTTCACACGGGTCTTCAGAGCGTGAGCAGCGGGGAAACGACGACGGAGATTTCGATGACGTCGGGTTCGTCAAACGGATCGACGAGTAGCAGCGCCGGTGGTGCTGCCGGGAGCGGCACGAAACCAAACGCCGAAAAATTGCAGGAACATATCGACAAAATAATAACGGATAATCAGGCAATCGTGGAGGCGATCGATCCGAGGCTACACAAACTTATGCAGAGACAGCAAAGCCTCGTGGAGACCAAAAATCtcaacaacaataacaacaacgaGCAACCGTTGAATCTTTCGTCGATCGAGGAATCCTCGACGACGAGAAAGCGCTGCTACAGCGACAGTTTCGCTCAGGAAAAGAGAGACGTCACGAAAACCAATCCCGAGGGTTCGATAATAAAGGATTTACTGTTGAAATCACGTGGAGCAAGCGCCGAGGAGAATCCACTCGCGGAAAATGAAAACTTGGTTTGTTCATCGTGTAAAATCGCTTACACAAGCGCCGACAATCTCGAGGCTCATCGTCGATACTACTGTAAAGGAAGTTCTTCTTCCCCGAGCCCACGAAGGGCCGATTTTCAATTGGATCTCGATAAACGCGAGGATTACGAGAGCCCGAGGAGCTGCGATTACTACGGAGCTATTCAGCCCCTACCTTCGCCGGGACCGCTCCTAGGAAATACAAGACTCGTCGACGCCTATCCGACGCCAGCGAAAAAACAGCGGCCCGAATCCGTACCGACCAGCCTGCGATCCCTCGAAGAACTCTCCAAATATCCAAGACCGAATTCCCTCCAAATGTTCGGCGGAGAAGTTCGTATACTCGACAATTCCGGGGAAACTAAAACAATGAGAATCGAACCCCGACAAACGGGCTCACCCTCGAACGAGCATCTTGTTAACAATAACAAATGCGTCACCTCTGAAACATCCTCGATCGTCGTACGCTCGGGTCTGCACTCCGGCGGGACAATGCTTCACAAACCTCCCAACACACCAGTCACAAATTCCACTCCCAATTCCAGTATTTCACTTCCCAATACGCCCAAAATATTGGCTCCCATCATACCCAACATATCAACACCCAATCTCGCCCCTACAATGTCCTGCTACAATTATTTGGAGCCACATTTGAATCCACTCACAAATATCACTGCCTACAATCCCTTGACTCTGCCACAAGCTGGAATTGCGAGTATACTACACGCGGGTAAAGTCATACCGTACGTTCCCGGGATGCCCGGACCACACAGCCTCAATCCTAATTCCAACAATAACCTCGACATATCAACCGACCTTACGAGTCTCGAGACATCGTCCTCAACAACGACCTACAAGGTCATCCCGGGTCTGCCCGGTCTTCACGTTATCTCCCAACCGCTCGATCTCGCCAGTCCCGTTAGAGTACAAACCCCCAACATCCCCGGCATCCCCGGACCGACCTCCAACGGCCCGCATACCCTGGCAATTCCTCTCGATCTCGCGAGCAGTCCTGCCAAGGAAAATAAAActaattcgaaaaattccacCGATAATTCGAGGTCCACTTTACTCACGAGCCCCAAAATAATCACACCTAAAACGCCCACCTCGAATAACGACTTCTCCAACGTCAACGACAAATGGAGACTATCAAGGACTTGTTCGACACCGACTACGAACgagttttccaataaaaatagTAACGAGCTCGATCGCCATATCAAAAACAATCTCTCTCAGAAGTACACTTCTCTTCATGACAATCCGAGGGAGCGTAAAGAATTCAcgttcgataaaaattcgaaGATCGTCGAACCTTCTTCCTTCAATTTTAGCAACGGCGCCGATTCCAACAGTCGATCGTCGCCCAATTCTCACACCAAAAGATTTTCACCAAAAGGAACAGGGAGCGAGACCAGGAAGCGATCCTCGACCTGGAGCATCGCCGAGCTCGAGACTCCTAAATTCGAAGCTTCACCCTCCCCGACGAGCTCGTACAGCGCGCAGGACCACGAGAGATCGAGGATCGATCCGATGTCCGAAACAAAGTCAACCGTCTTAGAGCATTACACGAATTCCAACGGAATGAAACCTCGACTGGATTCGAGCTCTCAGGTTATCGTAACGAGCGTCGAAACTCATAAAACTACATATTTTCCCGGTAAAAATACCGGGGATCTTACCATCAAGCTCGATCGTCCGGAAATCAAAGTCAACGGCAACGATCTTGCTTCCAAAATCGAGAGGCCCGAAATAAAAGCCGACGAAGATACCGCCCCCGAGGAAACGAGCACGAAATTCCTTAGACCGACCTCGCTGCCCTTGAAACCTGGTACTTTTACTCCTAAACGCCACCACGGTATTACACCGACAGCTAATACCTTGCCTCTCATCAGCCCCGAGACTCCAAGACCCAAAAAATCCTACGGCCAACTTTATCTCAACGGACACGCTTACACTTACCTCGGTCTCAAATGTTCAACTCGCGTTTTCTACTGCACCGTTAATCGGCCGCAACCCATGTACGTCACTCAACAACACGGTTTGTCGATGTACTctaattggaaaatttgtaaagaaaCTCCACCCGACCTCGACATGGCGCACTACGACTCCAGACATCGTCCACCCAATTATACCGTCGCATGGAAAAAACAGGACGATATTCTAACCCACTCGTCGTATCGACCCACCACACCGACGAGCCCTGATAGCGGCCTCGAGAGCGATACTCAGGAAAAAACTCGAAGAGTCAAAATTTTCGATGGAGGCTTCGAGAGCAACGAGGATTACACTTACGTTCGAGGCAGAG gTCGGGGTCGTTACGTATGCGAAGAATGCGGCATTCGGTGTAAGAAACCATCGATGCTGAAGAAACATATCAGAACTCACACGGACGTTAGACCGTACACTTGCAAACATTGCTCGTTCag CTTCAAGACAAAGGGCAACTTGACGAAACACATGAAATCAAAAGCTCACTACAAAAAGTGCGTTGAATTGGGAGTAACGCCGGTGCCAACGTCCGTATGCGACGAGAACATAGACAAAGAGGCGATAGCACGTTTGGTAGCGGGTGGTGGAAACGCGGATGACACGtcggacgaggacgaggaaagTGATGTGGAGGAGAGCGACGAATCGGGCAGCGAAGAGCAGGAAGCAGCGCAGAGTCTTTTGAGTCTTTCTCAGAGAAGCTCGAACCGAATTCCTGGACTTTTGCCGAGCGGGAGACCGACGACTTACCCTTATGCGATGAGCTTGGCTTGCGTGACGACGAGCAGCAGCTCGTTAACGTGTCTAAGCGGAGGAACCATGGCGACGACGGCATCAACGACGACGATGAATGTCATAACGACCACGACGACGTCGGCGACGACAATGATACAAAGCGGCGAACTGTCAAATCGTTATTACTTCCCGTCAACGCGCTCTTCGACCGTTGAAGAACGTCGCGACAGCGTGATTCGTTCGTCAAAAAGCGGTGAAGATTCCGACGTTGAAATCGAAGAAACAGCCGAGCCGGAAACGCGGATTTCTGCTCAACCGATGGATCTCACGACGAGCAAAACTCCGTCGCAAATAATCGGGAATCCGAGGCCTCTTACCAACGACATTCTTACCCCGGTTTCTGAGCCCGTCCTCATGCAGACGATCGTTCAAACGATGGAACGCTTGCCCTTGCAATCAACCAGGGAATGGAAACCGGACGCCGACGGTCAAATGCTTCAAGCCTATCTCACCGAACGTCACGTTATGGACAGTAAAATGAAACAACAGTATCGTGTGGGAAATACTAAAATGGATAAACATAATCAACCTGATAATTATGGGAAAAATGTTGACTTCGTGAACTCCCGAAATACCGACTCGAGCAGCACACCCACCGTAACTTACACCAATCCAAGCAGGCTTCACCAGAATTCACTCGAAAcgagaatgatgaaaaatatctcGAAACAACACACCACGGAAGACATTAAAAtggaaataagagaaaaaatttatcaacacAACGGTGTCGCTATCGAGAGACGACCATTCGACATCGAATCACTTCACATCGACAAAGATAACAGACACGAAAATAACGATCCACGTGTTTTCAATCCCGCGGCAACACGAGCCAACGAACATCATCCGATCATGACTAAAAACAACCTCGAACGCTcaagttttcaaatggaaCCTGGACGCACAACTCCTAGCTGCCCCGATCGTCAATCCCCCAGAAATTTCAATTCTGATGTCAACAACAGAATTTTCAGCGTCTCTCAACCACCGAAGAACGAAATCGATCGAGATTCCATCTTCAAAAGTATCAACGAGATCGAGAGACCTCGAGACTCCGCGATCAAGAATTATCGCGAAATCAGATCACACGAATCGCCAACAGAAGTCAGAATTCTTTCCAGTCCCGGCTCGAGGTGTCACGAGAACGGCAACTCCCGACCTCCCAGCAGAGAAATGAGAAACTCCGCCCAGGACTATCGAGCTCAGACTTGTTTCCACGACTTTGCTTCACGATCATCTAGTCAAGAGTTCAAACTTCCTCCTCAGGAGTTGAGACCACCGAGTCGCGAATTCAAATCTCCTCTTTCCGATTCACGAACTGCTGAGCTGAACAACGTCGTTGTTGAACAATCGCGTCGACCCAGCATCAACGACGTTCGTTCACCGAGTCGTGACCAACGCAACGATCATCATCGAAATCCTCACGATATCCcgagaaacaattttgataGTCAAGCCAATTCGCAACACGAAACCAACAAATTTCAcgatctttcgagaatccaaGCCTCAATCGAGACCAGAAATTCTGAACTTGCTGAAATGAAACGTCACGAAATGGAGAGGACCAAACAGAGCATATCCGAAAGTGTCAAACACACTGTCGCCAGGAAAATGGTTGTTGGTGGACCCGGCTTCAGATCACCCTCCCCACCAGGTGGTAGCAACAAACCTCAGGCTGAATTTTTGCAACCTTCTGCCGGACCTGCTCCTAACTATGTCAG TGTGACCGAAGATGGCCGAAGTGTTTGTGGCATTTGCAACAAAGTATTTAGCAAACCGAGCCAGCTCAGATTGCACATAAACATTCATTACTTCGAAAGGCCATTCCGGTGTGAGAGTTGTGCCGTGTCCTTCAGGACAAAGGGGCACTTGACCAAGCACGAACGATCGGTTTCCCATCATAACAAG GTTAGCATGACTTCCACCTTCGGCGCTGCAACAACGAGCAATCCCAGACCGTTCAAGTGCACGGATTGTAAAATCGCCTTCCGGATTCACGGACATCTTGCCAAACACTTGCGCAGCAAAATGCACATCATGAAACTCGAATGTTTGGGCAAACTTCCCTTCGGCACTTACGCCGAAATGGAACGTTCCGGTGTTAATCTTAATGATATCGATACCACCGACTGTGATAATAGTTTAACTAGTCTCCAG